The following proteins are co-located in the Pseudomonas synxantha genome:
- a CDS encoding cupin domain-containing protein — protein MSITQFKDALNTRLPDSSPVAAPLGEPIAVASTLSVERDDGVETGIWECTPGRWRRQIKSQEFCHFIQGRCTFTPDNGEPLHIQAGDALMLPANSTGTWDIQETVRKTYVLIL, from the coding sequence ATGAGCATCACGCAATTCAAAGACGCACTGAACACCCGTCTGCCGGACTCCTCACCGGTCGCCGCGCCCCTGGGCGAGCCTATCGCCGTGGCCTCGACCTTGAGCGTGGAGCGCGATGATGGGGTCGAGACCGGTATCTGGGAATGCACCCCGGGGCGCTGGCGCCGGCAGATCAAGTCCCAGGAGTTTTGCCATTTCATCCAGGGCCGCTGCACCTTCACCCCCGATAACGGTGAACCCCTCCATATACAAGCCGGCGACGCACTGATGTTGCCGGCCAACAGCACCGGCACCTGGGATATCCAGGAAACCGTGCGCAAGACCTACGTATTGATCCTGTAA
- a CDS encoding NAD(P)/FAD-dependent oxidoreductase, with the protein MPAWRTISLWMDQLDDPLEARPCLEHDLDVNVAIIGAGYTGLWTAYYLKRQAPELKIAIIEAQTAGFGASGRNGGWLMGNLLGEDRLLAGLAPQQRRASFDLLHGIPDEVAQVLAREGIDCDYRKGGALYCAARYPEQEASLRQYLDKLYAQGLTEDDYRWLSPQQLAEQVRIAKPYGGIYAPHVATINPAKLVRGLARAVENLGVSIYENSPVTHWQSGSLRTAKASVRAAWVVPAVEGYANTLPLLGRYQLPVQSLIVATEPLPASTWDEIGLNRGQAFGESSRQVTYGQRTADNRLVFGARGGYQFAGKLRHNFDLTDSEVQLRRYLFGELFPQLKKVRITHSWGGNLGMSRNFRPHMLCDHKTGVALSGGYGGEGVGATNLGGRTLADLILGLETPLTRQPWVIRERGLQALKAWEPEPCRWLGYNAIIRSFVHEDQVLANPNTAPWRRRLATGIAGFMEGFMH; encoded by the coding sequence ATGCCGGCATGGCGCACTATCAGTCTATGGATGGACCAGCTGGACGACCCGCTGGAGGCGCGGCCATGTCTGGAGCATGACTTGGATGTCAATGTGGCGATCATCGGCGCCGGCTATACCGGCCTATGGACCGCCTATTACCTTAAACGCCAGGCTCCGGAGCTGAAAATCGCCATCATTGAGGCGCAGACCGCCGGCTTTGGCGCATCCGGGCGCAATGGAGGCTGGCTGATGGGCAATCTGCTGGGCGAGGACCGCCTGCTGGCCGGCCTTGCCCCGCAACAACGGCGAGCCTCGTTCGACCTGTTGCACGGCATCCCTGATGAAGTGGCGCAGGTGCTGGCCCGCGAAGGAATCGACTGCGATTACCGCAAAGGTGGCGCGCTGTATTGCGCCGCACGTTACCCCGAGCAGGAGGCCAGCCTGCGCCAGTACCTGGACAAGCTGTATGCCCAGGGCCTTACCGAAGATGACTACCGTTGGCTCAGCCCGCAGCAGTTGGCCGAGCAGGTCCGTATCGCGAAGCCCTATGGCGGTATCTATGCACCCCATGTCGCGACCATTAACCCGGCCAAGCTGGTGCGCGGCCTGGCGCGGGCCGTTGAAAACCTGGGTGTGAGCATCTACGAGAACAGCCCGGTGACCCATTGGCAATCCGGCAGCCTGCGCACGGCCAAGGCCAGTGTGCGTGCCGCCTGGGTAGTGCCAGCAGTGGAGGGTTACGCCAATACCTTGCCGCTCCTGGGCCGTTACCAGTTGCCAGTACAGAGCCTGATCGTCGCCACCGAACCCTTGCCCGCCAGCACGTGGGATGAAATCGGCCTCAACCGGGGCCAGGCGTTTGGCGAGAGCAGCAGGCAAGTCACCTACGGCCAGCGCACGGCCGACAACCGCCTGGTGTTCGGCGCCCGAGGCGGCTATCAATTTGCAGGTAAGTTGCGCCACAACTTTGATCTCACCGACAGCGAAGTGCAGCTGCGTCGCTACCTGTTTGGCGAACTCTTCCCACAGCTGAAGAAGGTAAGGATTACCCATTCATGGGGCGGCAACCTCGGCATGTCGCGCAATTTCCGTCCGCACATGCTCTGCGACCATAAAACCGGCGTTGCGCTTTCCGGCGGCTATGGCGGGGAGGGCGTAGGCGCCACCAACCTTGGCGGCCGCACCTTGGCCGATCTGATACTGGGCCTTGAAACGCCTCTGACCCGTCAACCCTGGGTGATTCGCGAACGCGGCCTGCAAGCCCTCAAGGCCTGGGAGCCCGAGCCGTGCCGTTGGCTGGGCTATAACGCGATCATCCGCAGCTTTGTCCATGAGGACCAGGTATTGGCCAACCCCAATACCGCGCCCTGGCGCCGCAGGCTGGCAACCGGCATCGCCGGGTTCATGGAAGGCTTCATGCACTAA
- a CDS encoding AraC family transcriptional regulator encodes MPDIAPDDDRQNTLATGELVMRHHLCWRHRDLDGVMAYYHPEIQYHDFFQNRVMGYAELREYLKASMPREADEAIEHTDRIRADGDTAFIQYRITLRGGQGLVSFRTSEAITVRDGLIWRVNEYASLVHEQPAQSMRPTVSRLGLSPQQLGHMANDLQQYFESRQPYLDPDLDLQRVAKEVGYSRNQISYLLNQVLGQSFYRYVNQARLQHLLAALDSATAPVKVDELAFAAGFNSLSAFYSAFRQHTGQSPKAYVKQISLRARAQDSP; translated from the coding sequence ATGCCCGACATCGCCCCAGACGATGACCGCCAGAACACCCTCGCCACCGGCGAGTTGGTGATGCGTCACCACTTGTGCTGGCGGCATCGCGATCTGGACGGGGTCATGGCTTATTACCACCCTGAGATTCAGTACCACGACTTCTTCCAGAACCGTGTGATGGGTTATGCCGAACTGCGCGAGTACCTGAAGGCCAGCATGCCCCGTGAAGCAGACGAGGCGATTGAGCATACCGACCGTATCCGTGCCGATGGGGACACTGCGTTTATCCAGTACCGCATCACTTTGCGGGGCGGCCAGGGCCTGGTGTCGTTTCGCACCAGCGAAGCCATTACCGTGCGCGACGGGTTGATCTGGAGGGTCAATGAATATGCATCCCTGGTGCATGAGCAGCCTGCCCAGTCCATGCGCCCCACGGTCAGTCGCCTGGGCCTGTCGCCCCAGCAATTGGGGCATATGGCTAATGACCTGCAGCAGTACTTTGAATCCAGGCAACCCTATCTGGATCCGGACCTGGACCTGCAACGGGTCGCCAAGGAAGTTGGCTACAGCCGCAATCAGATCTCCTACCTGCTCAATCAGGTGCTGGGGCAGAGCTTCTACCGCTACGTCAACCAGGCGCGGCTCCAGCATCTGCTGGCCGCGCTGGACAGTGCCACTGCCCCTGTCAAAGTCGATGAGCTGGCTTTTGCCGCCGGGTTCAATTCACTCTCGGCGTTCTACAGTGCTTTCCGCCAGCACACCGGCCAATCGCCCAAGGCTTACGTTAAACAAATTTCCCTGCGTGCACGCGCGCAAGACAGCCCCTGA
- a CDS encoding DUF1652 domain-containing protein, with the protein MNKVGNMNKVTFPNACQLMRWHFHPLGFEGSMDAPGSMVARLFDRASGETLIAIAGIPCATVMNAADVERIIEAVEDELECFVPPLSLRA; encoded by the coding sequence ATGAACAAGGTGGGCAACATGAACAAAGTGACATTTCCCAACGCCTGCCAGTTGATGCGCTGGCATTTCCATCCGCTAGGCTTCGAGGGCAGCATGGACGCCCCCGGTAGCATGGTCGCCCGCCTGTTTGACCGGGCCAGCGGCGAGACATTGATCGCCATCGCCGGCATCCCCTGCGCCACCGTGATGAACGCCGCAGATGTGGAGCGCATCATCGAGGCGGTGGAGGATGAGCTGGAATGTTTCGTGCCGCCGTTGTCGTTGCGGGCCTGA
- a CDS encoding UvrD-helicase domain-containing protein, with amino-acid sequence MPQHKPDLPPELRPLAEMPLLKRLAARLFGHGLTRLRAQHRFSWLHGQADGFRSGHEAGVEYGYREGKADGIEEGRQVLLIRDFRPDEHPAPGVDDSLFDDWRLPLTADVKKRMKADVARLLPAHAQPSAAQWKMIFSDTPSTSVIAGAGAGKSTSLVLRILLLTHYLGFELSSMTVVTFTRESRKDFIHKLMDILSLWGQPLGMKEAQAVVRTFHSRILPMVRSLPGFERLQAFENLSDGFADADSNPFDLRIGDAQRQQMNACYHRLYGHHQRFRELIAPLARQGLQLKELERDHPDVQKRIAVTELAAKRDDELCDVIEDLWFRAGAWPIKGIEPSRQTFEVNGAQFHCHGYIPALDAWVVLGFDARENAQLSRPNSKLSVRAEWAVKRTLFQAFCRKPMIWLDNYEASKRLISSLAGDATAGPGFDYKVKGELASAPLLDSFVMAAGFIENLGLDVPTAVGQMRFAKDDPDRLFFEALSIFWKALEDHLLDQSPPIMTYNRMFSLFGENTPENLKLLSDPLLRPMSHLMIDEFQDVSPQIVSWIRASLREIRSRGPAMHVGRGAQRSSLLCVGDDWQSIYGWRGSSPKYFMDFNNEFASPTTTRVMLAENYRSHQHIIDAAEHVVRSAPAIPGKKAKASGAPKALVPVTVLERDDAALGRRLLEHYQRGETVLMLYRKSSDKLLIQEHIQSVVNVDSNLPPHERRLKQLTYHSAKGLQADAVFLLGDCQHLTSSPYKNQVYRMAGLGKDGDSEPYDTAQKEEILRLTYVGITRAVSQCYWYVEKPEGQGVNVPRASERVDGKKAFFDDQR; translated from the coding sequence GTGCCGCAACACAAGCCTGATCTGCCCCCCGAACTGCGCCCCTTGGCCGAAATGCCGCTATTGAAACGACTGGCTGCTCGCCTGTTCGGCCACGGCCTCACTCGTTTGCGCGCGCAGCACCGGTTCTCTTGGTTGCATGGCCAAGCCGACGGCTTTCGCAGTGGGCACGAGGCGGGTGTGGAATATGGTTATCGCGAGGGCAAGGCCGATGGCATTGAGGAGGGCCGGCAGGTCCTGTTGATCCGCGACTTCCGCCCCGACGAACACCCTGCGCCGGGGGTGGATGACAGCCTGTTCGATGATTGGCGGCTGCCGCTCACGGCGGATGTGAAGAAACGCATGAAGGCGGATGTGGCGCGGCTGCTGCCGGCCCATGCGCAGCCAAGTGCCGCGCAATGGAAGATGATCTTCAGCGATACGCCCTCGACTTCGGTGATCGCCGGGGCCGGCGCGGGTAAATCCACATCCCTGGTGCTGCGCATCCTGCTGCTGACCCATTACCTGGGCTTTGAGCTGAGTTCGATGACGGTGGTGACCTTTACTCGCGAGTCGCGTAAAGACTTCATTCACAAGCTCATGGATATTCTCAGCTTGTGGGGCCAACCCCTTGGCATGAAGGAAGCCCAGGCTGTAGTGCGTACCTTCCATTCGCGCATCCTGCCAATGGTGCGCAGCCTGCCGGGCTTCGAGCGTCTGCAGGCCTTTGAAAACCTCAGCGACGGTTTTGCGGACGCCGACAGCAATCCCTTCGATCTGCGCATCGGCGACGCCCAGCGTCAACAGATGAATGCCTGTTATCACCGCCTGTATGGCCACCACCAGCGTTTTCGCGAGCTGATTGCGCCGCTGGCCCGCCAAGGTCTGCAACTCAAGGAGCTGGAGCGCGATCATCCGGACGTGCAAAAACGCATCGCGGTGACAGAACTGGCGGCCAAACGTGATGACGAACTTTGCGATGTGATCGAAGACCTGTGGTTTCGCGCCGGGGCGTGGCCGATAAAGGGCATAGAGCCCAGCCGCCAGACCTTTGAAGTCAACGGTGCGCAATTTCATTGTCACGGCTATATCCCGGCGCTGGATGCGTGGGTGGTGCTAGGTTTCGATGCGCGGGAAAACGCCCAGCTCAGCCGACCGAACTCGAAACTATCCGTGCGTGCGGAGTGGGCGGTCAAGCGCACACTGTTTCAAGCTTTCTGTCGTAAGCCTATGATCTGGCTGGATAACTATGAGGCTTCAAAGCGCTTGATCAGCAGCCTGGCCGGTGATGCAACGGCCGGGCCTGGGTTTGATTACAAGGTCAAGGGCGAGCTGGCCTCGGCGCCGCTGTTGGATAGTTTTGTGATGGCTGCCGGGTTTATCGAGAACCTCGGATTGGACGTACCGACGGCCGTGGGCCAGATGCGCTTTGCCAAGGACGATCCGGATCGGTTGTTCTTTGAGGCCCTGAGCATTTTCTGGAAGGCCCTGGAAGATCACCTGCTGGATCAATCGCCGCCGATCATGACCTACAACCGGATGTTCTCCCTGTTCGGTGAAAACACCCCGGAAAACCTCAAGTTGCTCAGTGATCCATTGCTGCGGCCTATGTCGCACTTGATGATCGACGAATTTCAGGATGTTTCGCCACAGATTGTCTCGTGGATACGCGCAAGCCTCAGGGAGATCCGCAGTCGCGGCCCGGCGATGCATGTGGGGCGCGGCGCACAGCGTTCTTCTTTGCTATGCGTAGGGGATGACTGGCAATCAATCTATGGTTGGCGTGGCAGTTCGCCCAAGTACTTCATGGACTTCAATAACGAGTTTGCTTCGCCAACTACCACCCGAGTGATGCTGGCGGAGAACTATCGCAGCCACCAGCACATCATCGATGCGGCCGAACATGTCGTGCGCAGCGCACCGGCGATTCCCGGCAAGAAGGCCAAAGCCAGTGGCGCGCCCAAGGCGCTCGTGCCTGTGACGGTACTCGAACGCGACGATGCGGCGCTGGGCCGGCGATTGCTGGAGCACTATCAGCGGGGCGAGACGGTGCTGATGCTGTATCGAAAAAGCAGCGATAAGCTACTGATTCAGGAGCATATTCAGTCTGTAGTTAATGTAGATTCTAACTTGCCGCCCCACGAGCGCAGATTGAAACAGCTGACCTATCACAGCGCCAAGGGCCTGCAGGCGGATGCGGTATTTCTACTGGGGGACTGCCAGCATCTCACCAGCTCGCCGTACAAGAATCAGGTCTACCGCATGGCAGGCCTGGGCAAGGACGGTGATAGCGAACCTTATGACACTGCGCAGAAAGAAGAAATATTGCGCCTGACCTATGTCGGTATTACCCGAGCGGTCAGCCAGTGCTATTGGTATGTGGAAAAGCCGGAAGGCCAGGGCGTGAATGTGCCCAGGGCCTCAGAGCGGGTGGATGGCAAAAAAGCCTTTTTCGATGACCAGCGTTGA
- a CDS encoding pirin family protein — MLELRPFHTLGGAHHGWLDAHHHFSFAEYHDPERMHWGNLRVWNDDIIAPGSGFPQHPHRDMEIITYVREGAISHADNLGNKGRTEAGDVQVMSAGTGIAHSEYNLEATPTKIFQIWIIPNQAGLPPSWGAKPFPQGNREGFVTLASGKAGDSESLSIRADARLVAANLKDGESAEYRLDSGRRAYLVPATGVIDVNGLRAQARDGVAVEDEQVLRVTAIEDSEIVLVDLA; from the coding sequence ATGCTTGAACTTCGACCTTTCCACACCCTGGGCGGCGCCCATCACGGCTGGCTTGACGCCCATCACCACTTTTCCTTCGCTGAATACCACGACCCCGAGCGCATGCACTGGGGCAACCTGCGGGTATGGAACGACGACATCATCGCCCCGGGCAGCGGTTTCCCCCAGCACCCGCACCGCGACATGGAAATCATCACCTACGTGCGTGAAGGCGCGATCAGTCATGCTGATAACTTGGGCAACAAAGGCCGCACCGAGGCTGGTGATGTGCAGGTGATGAGTGCGGGCACCGGGATCGCCCATAGCGAGTACAACCTGGAGGCTACACCGACCAAGATTTTCCAGATCTGGATTATCCCGAATCAGGCTGGGCTACCGCCGTCCTGGGGCGCCAAACCGTTTCCACAAGGTAACCGTGAGGGATTTGTGACACTTGCCAGTGGTAAGGCCGGCGACAGTGAAAGCCTGAGCATTCGTGCCGATGCACGCTTGGTGGCAGCGAACCTGAAAGACGGGGAAAGCGCTGAGTACCGACTGGACAGCGGCCGCCGGGCGTACCTGGTGCCGGCCACGGGTGTGATTGACGTCAATGGTTTGCGGGCACAGGCGCGAGATGGCGTGGCGGTTGAGGATGAGCAGGTGTTGCGGGTGACGGCGATCGAGGACAGCGAGATCGTGTTGGTCGACCTGGCCTGA